The window AGAAAAGCCACATATAAGTGTCATTAGTGAATATGActacaacaagaaaaagattCGAGTCATTGAAGATCATAATGGAAAGGTAAGACAGGGCAGTTACAAATTAACAGAATTCGTTAAAGGTCAATTGAAAGTTTGTAGAGCTGTTCCCAGGGATATAATTGGTTGGTGATTGTTTTTATCTGGTCCTCTTTTGTCTCCgttatttttctttctatttttcttctctctttGTTACACAATTATAATAGTCTGACACTAACATACATAAACtcatatatgtatatacgTATAtgatatatgtataaaCTCAGTACATGGTTAGATTTCTTGGTTCAGCGTCTTTGTATCAAATATCTCTGACCATTCTGGGTAGTCTGTTTTAAACGAACCTCCATGCCAATTATAACTCAATGCATGCAAATATAAGCTCAACTGATGTGTCGGCGGATCAACTGGAAGTTCTTCTCCACATTCGTTACAAGTCTCTTTATTTGGATTTAACCCCTTCCAAACAGAATCAATCTCTTCTAAAAACTCCTCAAACAAAACCTCCAGCTCTTTAACGGGAATTTTTGACCAGTCATTAACTGTCAACATGAATTTAGTCCTCTTTGGGTActtggaatttgaaacaTTGTAAAATGGATCATTAACAATAGGATGGCCCAGTCTGGCCAAATGAATTCTAATTTGATGAGTACGTCCTGAAAACGGTTTGCATAAAACCAACGATTGGTTAAGACTCTCATTATAATCTATCCTTAAAAACTCTGTTTCGGAATCTTTCACCTGTGAAAATGCTCCTGCAAGCGTTTTTTTAGGTTCAAAGGTGTATATTGGATACTTTGAACAAGCACCATTCTTAGAGAATTCACCCTCAACTCTCGCTAGATAGAGTTTCTTCATAGTTCTTTCTCTGATCTGAGCCTGTAAAACACTTGCAGTATCCTGATTTTTGgcaaaaattaaaattcCTGATGTTATCTTATCCAACCTATGACATGGAAACACAGGATAATTAAGGTTATCCTTTAACATCTCCGTAAGAGTGTTTTTATAGTAATAAGCTATGGGATGGATAGGAATTCCACATGGTTTATTAATAACTAGAATAGAATCGTCCTCATATACAATCGGAATCCCCATAACATTCTTTGTAACACTGTCGTCTGCATTAAGACGCCATTGTAATACTGGAGGCTCATGGTTATGCTGTTTCGACGTAAACACATCTTTATTTCTGATCAGCTCAGAATTACAATCTAGCGAAGTATTGTCCCTGATCAGTCCGTATAGTCCTTTCTTAATTCTAGACTGTACTTCATCGTTCGTAAAGTGGAACTCTTCAACCAATACTTGCGCCAACGTTTTATTGAACCACCTACCCTTAACAAATGATGACCTTGTGTGCCAATATGGTTTAATCTTCCTTAAGCCATTCTGAACATGATATtccattatatatatcaccTTATTGATTCAACCTCCTCCATTTTTTATGCTTCAAAAAGTTCGAAGATGAGATGAGACAATTtaaatgttgaaattttcaAGACGTTATATAATATGGAAAAGACCGTTATTTGCCATAATAGTCCGGTCTTGCATAATCTTAGGAACAGACTACACATTATCCTACAAACCACTatacatattataaaattttaTATGAGAAGTTGGCATTAAAgctgatatatatatatatatctgtttTAAACTATCACTGGTGAACGTTATAAGTTAACTAGAATCGGAAAATTATGGTGCATTATTTGATAAGTTAAATTTAATTTCAATCTTTTACttaatttttaataattatcattattgttattgttattgttattattattcattGAAGATCTTATGTgtcttttttgttattattcaaGCATATTTTAGTCAAATTTTCAGGTCTAAGGAGTTCATCCTATGAGATCCAACCTTGGAGCAAATCCAAGTGCTAGCGTACATGTTTACTCTATCAATGCTAGTACCAGAATGGCGTGTGGCAGCTGCATTACAGATGAATCCACGTTGTTCTAACTTCTCAATGTACCATGGCCTCATACTAGCTGAACGTAATAGGATACGGCCGTTTTCACGTAAGACATTCCATAAGGCGTCTATCTCCTGGACTATATCCTTTCCCTCTGGATCAAACCAATCCATGTGATCCATTATGACTGCAATTGTTACTGTACTTTTGGTTAACTTGTGGCAGACGTCGTTTAAAGTTTCAGTGTGTAATCTGATGCCATCTAGTGGTGAATTTTCAGGCTTGGACAATGCTTCATAGCCTTTCTTAGATACGTAATCCGGACAGTTAGTAGGACTGTAGCAAGATTTCAAAGTGAGATAGTAGAAATAGTTATCACTAGCTATCGAATACTTCTGAATTGCTGGCTCCAAAGTATCAACGATATAATTTAGAATAGGGGTGTTGATCATGTTGGCTTGATTTCTTGGAACACCAAGTGCTTTCCATAAGAACATAGGGTTACCAATTAACAATTTACTGATGATCCGGTTGGATAGGATAGGTCTGATTTTGCTATTCCAAAGTTCCTTTTGAGCTTCTAAAGAGCAAGTCTCTGAAcacaatttttcaatgtcCGCTGTTATTCCAGTAACGTAAAAGAGAACTCTTGCCAGGCGTAAAGCCCATTTCGTGAACCCGGTATCATATAGACCATTTCCGTTGGGATCAAAAGTCTTTTCTCCATACTTCATCCAGTATTGAAAGGCATTGGAGGATAAATGAGGTGCCATGCGGTCCAACAACAAGTCTCTAAAGTTCTCTACTTTACCCTCTCCAAAGAGCTTCCAAACGGTATCATACGGTAAACTCCTCAAGGCAGCCAACTTCAACTCACAGAGATGTCCTTGGCACGGGTTTAAATCAACACCATGTATCTTCACTGGAGCATTAGGCAAGCAAGCATACGCTAGTAAGTTATCGCCAGCGCTACTAATAGCTAAGACAGTATCATCGGAAgtaaaatttaaaagtttAGCATCTTCGCGAGGGTCCTCCCAAGTAAATGCGTATATGTACTGATCCTTGAACTGAAGATATAGCGGGTTGTATTCCTCATAATAAACCCTCCATACTTCTTTCTGATAAAACAGCGAGGGGAATGGTAAGCCCTTGGTATTGTTTTCAAGCAGTACAGAATTTGGCAACGCAACAGAAGTATAACTATCTGCA is drawn from Eremothecium cymbalariae DBVPG#7215 chromosome 8, complete sequence and contains these coding sequences:
- the PUS6 gene encoding pseudouridine synthase PUS6 (similar to Ashbya gossypii AGR305W) produces the protein MEYHVQNGLRKIKPYWHTRSSFVKGRWFNKTLAQVLVEEFHFTNDEVQSRIKKGLYGLIRDNTSLDCNSELIRNKDVFTSKQHNHEPPVLQWRLNADDSVTKNVMGIPIVYEDDSILVINKPCGIPIHPIAYYYKNTLTEMLKDNLNYPVFPCHRLDKITSGILIFAKNQDTASVLQAQIRERTMKKLYLARVEGEFSKNGACSKYPIYTFEPKKTLAGAFSQVKDSETEFLRIDYNESLNQSLVLCKPFSGRTHQIRIHLARLGHPIVNDPFYNVSNSKYPKRTKFMLTVNDWSKIPVKELEVLFEEFLEEIDSVWKGLNPNKETCNECGEELPVDPPTHQLSLYLHALSYNWHGGSFKTDYPEWSEIFDTKTLNQEI
- a CDS encoding class I SAM-dependent methyltransferase (similar to KLLA0F22198g - Kluyveromyces lactis); the encoded protein is MEELLIDVTRGRVFTFVGVFSLLVGLWMMFVASQRFRNVVIFGWTCFVQPLVDLASGYGTGEQQEKLERFYSRQAGGYDFTREFLLKGREEALRLCIGHLRSRGRERDLVWVDVGAGTGLNVEKMSKMTDLGKTFRAVYLVDLSPSLCEIARARIIKNGWKNVHVVCACACTFSVPEDSVDLITFSYSLSMIPSYFSAIDNVAKVLDPQEGVICSVDFGVQSSPTSTGRVNTLGGMLNRNVPWIYRTFWRVWFEFDKVFLDPSRREYLEYKFGTVKSLNLCNKSLGRIPYYIWLGVDKHKDSRLQRRFNSYEISSPYLAPIGSADSYTSVALPNSVLLENNTKGLPFPSLFYQKEVWRVYYEEYNPLYLQFKDQYIYAFTWEDPREDAKLLNFTSDDTVLAISSAGDNLLAYACLPNAPVKIHGVDLNPCQGHLCELKLAALRSLPYDTVWKLFGEGKVENFRDLLLDRMAPHLSSNAFQYWMKYGEKTFDPNGNGLYDTGFTKWALRLARVLFYVTGITADIEKLCSETCSLEAQKELWNSKIRPILSNRIISKLLIGNPMFLWKALGVPRNQANMINTPILNYIVDTLEPAIQKYSIASDNYFYYLTLKSCYSPTNCPDYVSKKGYEALSKPENSPLDGIRLHTETLNDVCHKLTKSTVTIAVIMDHMDWFDPEGKDIVQEIDALWNVLRENGRILLRSASMRPWYIEKLEQRGFICNAAATRHSGTSIDRVNMYASTWICSKVGSHRMNSLDLKI